One window of Sardina pilchardus chromosome 2, fSarPil1.1, whole genome shotgun sequence genomic DNA carries:
- the LOC134099902 gene encoding NACHT, LRR and PYD domains-containing protein 1 homolog has protein sequence MIPKLRRWICSQYKTVEEYNSLPGQDVLLTDRYTDLLIVQQHRKQEEKEEEIRFRGPTFFSAIATETYQSTTVDQFFSPDDRGDVPRAVILQGHSGHGKSFTVKKIMYDWASGNLYQDRFELILHLRCKELNQVSRERSLVDLASCSKTFTPLISQKLKDSPQKVLFLVDEFDELRFTMSELNDSSVTDPFTPAPVEAILRALLKGSILEDCFLLVTTRSTAAEKLSKLLKHPLRFTEILGFSEKGVQEYFQRFCQDEQVAEKAFSSVKANETLFTSCSIPVICWIICTVFREQLKENAEITLETTTSIFVHFVSTLLEHHCSIEGSEDLRTQSVPALLRSLSQLADREMLKQRVLFEKKSVLSVFEKESNISDPARVPFLCKFLMKKNTRKKEMFSFMHVIFQEFFTALNYKRPDQSQDKVKELLSSIQEYEAKSHLLPVIQFLFGLSNTKVVESLEELELPCTPSIRGQLEEWILEFIEKSKDSKKSDELRFILHCLYELHEEEFVRRAMEVWGRIALDSVPLTRQDCWVLLYCLLRCPAITSLQLTECNVTADKLRMLQPALSRCPELGLHVEELSDADVNDLISAVGEEKILKVIRLFIGHFTEAFPEDMSGLGVMLYFLSEISNSTLGDILLQLRCFTQEDTDRRDSENDEHVDALFSCLMSLPDLKTVSLVVNRLTELWATKFLILFHTCPSIEQLITPGHTWTQSPHTLSHLGTPAPL, from the exons ATGATCCCTAAACTTAGGAGGTGGATCTGCTCTCAGTACAAGACAGTGGAGGAGTACAACTCCCTGCCTGGACAGGATGTGCTGCTGACCGACCGCTATACTGACCTGCTGATAGTCCAGCAACACAGAaagcaggaagagaaagaggaggagatacGTTTCCGAGGACCGACTTTTTTCAGTGCCATAGCAACTGAAACATATCAAAGCACCACTGTGGACCAGTTCTTCAGCCCTGATGACCGTGGAGATGTTCCCAGAGCAGTCATTCTTCAGGGCCACTCTGGACATGGCAAATCCTTTACCGTAAAGAAGATCATGTATGACTGGGCATCAGGTAATCTTTACCAGGATCGATTTGAGCTTATTTTACACCTGAGATGTAAAGAACTGAACCAGGTGTCCAGAGAGAGGAGTTTGGTGGATCTTGCGAGCTGCAGTAAGACATTTACCCCACTGATCTCACAGAAACTAAAGGACTCACCGCAGAAGGTGCTCTTCCTCGTAGATGAGTTTGATGAACTGAGATTCACAATGAGTGAACTCAATGACTCCTCTGTAACAGACCCTTTCACACCAGCTCCTGTTGAGGCCATTCTGAGGGCTCTGTTGAAGGGGTCAATCCTGGAGGATTGCTTCCTGCTGGTCACCACCAGGTCTACTGCTGCAGAGAAGCTGAGCAAGCTGCTCAAACACCCTCTGCGGTTCACCGAGATCCTGGGTTTCTCTGAGAAGGGGGTGCAGGAGTACTTCCAGAGGTTCTGTCAAGATGAGCAGGTAGCAGAGAAGGCATTCAGCAGTGTGAAGGCAAATGAAACCCTCTTCACTTCCTGCTCCATTCCAGTCATATGCTGGATTATCTGCACAGTCTTCAGGGAGCAGTTAAAAGAAAATGCTGAAATTACACTGGAAACAACCACCTCCATATTTGTGCACTTTGTGTCCACTCTGCTGGAGCATCACTGCAGCATTGAAGGATCAGAGGACCTGCGGACTCAGTCTGTCCCTGCCCTGCTGAGGAGCCTGAGCCAGCTGGCAGACCGGGAGATGCTGAAGCAGCGGGTCCTGTTTGAGAAGAAaagtgtgctgagtgtgtttgagaaagagagtaacATCTCAGATCCAGCTAGAGTCCCATTTTTGTGCAAATTCCTCATGAAGAAGAACACTCGAAAGAAGGAAATGTTCAGCTTCATGCATGTGATCTTTCAAGAGTTCTTCACGGCACTCAACTACAAGAGACCGGACCAGAGTCAGGACAAAGTGAAGGAGCTGCTCAGTTCCATCCAGGAGTACGAAGCCAAGTCCCATCTCTTACCCGTCATTCAGTTTCTCTTCGGCCTCTCCAATACAAAAGTGGTGGAAAGCTTGGAAGAGCTGGAGCTGCCCTGCACTCCTTCCATTCGAGGGCAGCTAGAAGAGTGGATTCTGGAGTTCATTGAAAAAAGCAAAGATTCAAAGAAAAGTGATGAGTTGCGGTTCATTCTCCACTGTCTGTACGAGCTCCATGAGGAGGAGTTTGTAAGGAGAGCCATGGAGGTGTGGGGCAGGATAGCCTTGGACTCCGTCCCCCTGACCAGGCAAGACTGCTGGGTGCTGCTGTACTGCCTGCTGCGCTGCCCAGCCATCACAAGCCTGCAGCTCACAGAGTGCAACGTCACAGCAGACAAGCTGAGGatgctgcagcctgcactgagCAGGTGTCCTGAactggg gttGCATGTTGAGGAGCTGTCAGATGCTGATGTGAATGATCTGATCTCAGCTGTGGGGGAAGAAAAGATCCTGAAGGTCATAAG GCTGTTTATTGGGCACTTTACAGAGGCATTCCCTGAGGACATGTCAGGACTGGGTGTGATGCTGTACTTCCTCTCGGAGATCTCCAACAGCACTCTGGGGGACATCCTCCTGCAGCTGAGATGTTTCACACaggaagacacagacagacg GGACTCTGAAAATGATGAACATGTGGATGCTCTGTTCTCCTGTCTGATGTCTCTGCCTGACCTGAAGACGGTTTCTCTGGTTGTGAACCGTCTGACTGAGCTCTGGGCCACCAAGTTCCTCATCCTGTTCCACACCTGCCCCTCTATAGAGCAG CTTATCACACCTGGACACACCTGGACACAATCACCTCACACCTTATCACACCTGGGCACACCTGCCCCTCTATAG